Genomic segment of Helicobacter sp. 12S02232-10:
TTAACAAGCTTTGCTTTTTCCCATCAAACACAAGAGGTGTATAAAATGAAAGATTTACAAGTCAAACCGGCTAGTATTGCTAAATATGATCCTAAATATTTGAGTTTACAAGTCAGTGATTATGATTTTCAAACCACTTTAAATCGCGCTAAAGATATGATTAAACAACAAAAGATGAAGCTTTTTGTTATTCTAGATCATTCTCAGGCTGCAACAGAGTTTGATCAGAGTTTGCCCCCTACGAGTGTGATTGTGTTTGGGAATCCTGCAGCAGGAACGGCTAAAATGAAAGAATATCCAAATCTGGCCATTGAGTTACCAATGAAAATTTTGGTTTATGAAAGAGATAAAAAGGTATTTGTAGGTTTTGTGAGACCTAGTTTTAATGCTAAAGCATTAGGATTGCCTGCTAATGATGCTTTCATAAAAAATACAGAAAAAGCTTATGAAAATTTTGTAGAGCATATTATTCATTAGTAATTTGTAAAAGTCTTAGGGAATGTATTTTAAGATTTCTGAGACGACTTTATCTATAGGCTGATCTGCATTGATAATTATATCTGCAGATTTGGCGTATAAAGTTTGACGATTTTTATAAATTTCGTAAGCTTCTGAGATGTTTTTTAAAAGAGGTCTAGAATCCAATTCGGTTTGAGTGAGTCGTTTTTGAATTTTTTCAAAATCTATTTTAAGATAAAATACTTTTCCCATACCTCTTACGGGATTGAAAATAGGCATTCCCCCTCCGGTAGCTATAATTGCATTCTGAATATTTTTTTCTACCCATTGTATAAAATCCGCTTCAAGTTTTCGGAAATACTCTTCTCCATAGTTTTCAAAAATATTTTTAATGCTTTGAGAATTTTGAGCAGCAATCAGCATATCTGTATCAATGAGATAACTTTTAGTATATCTTGCTAAATGTGTGCCGACTGTTGTTTTTCCACTTCCCATAAAACCTATTAAAACAATGTTTTTCATTATTTTAAGCTTACGACATAGTATTGATCTTCTTTTTTTACCTGATATTGGTATTGACCATCTAGCGTGATTACAATCCGATAAAAAGTATTATGGGTACCGACGGATATTTTAGTGAAATACCTTTTATTTATATCAATATTCTGATTGATGTTGGGTTCTTTTCTATCCATATCAATGATGAGACGATAGGGGGTGGGGAGAATAAAAGTTCTTTGAATTTTATAAGAAGTGTGGATATAAAGCTTATTTTGTTTGGTAAAAAATTCAAAAGGTGGAATGCTGTAATAATTCGTTTCTTCAGAGACAATTGCATTTTTTTGACTGAGTCTTAGGGGGTAGTGCCAATCAATGCTTTGGTCGATATCCAAAGTTTTTGTATCTAAAGAGCCATCGATATTTTCATAAGTGATTGTTACACTTTTAAGAATCCTAGCTGTAGTGGGTAATTTGAAATCAAAGGCTTCAAAGTAGTCTTTAGCATTTTTTGTTGCGTCATGAGAGCTTTCTTTGGGAGTCAAGAGAGGCTCAAAAGGATTATCTCTAGCAATGAGAGCATAGAATAAAAAAAACAAAACAGTAAAAATTTTCTTCATGGCTCAAGTCCTTTTAACTCAAAAAGTTGCTTTTGTAATTTGGCATTTTCATATTGGAGTGTTTGAACGCTTTCTTGAAGGGAAGTGCGTTTATCTTTGACTGAAATCAGAACTTCAATGGAATTGGTTCCAAAAAGAAGATAGCCTGTATAAGCGCCGATAACCATCAATATTAAAAAACTGATGATAATGGCACGATTGACATAAATAGTCCGTACAAGCTTGGCGTATTTAGTGGATTCTTTATCTTCTATCATTTGGTTTTAAAAAGTTCTTTGCCTATATATTCAGTGTTTGCGAGTTCGCTTTCAATCTGAAGCAAACGGTTGTATTTGGCGATTCTTTCACTTCTAGCAGTTGATCCCGTTTTGATTTCACCGGTATTGAGGGCTACTCCAAAATCAGCGATAAAAGTATCTTCACTCTCTCCACTTCGATGACTCATAATGCATTTGTAATTATTCCTTTGAGCTAAGCGTACAGTTTGCATAGTTTCACTTATGGTTCCGATTTGATTGGGTTTAATGAGGATAGCATTTGCAATATTTTGTTCAATGCCGTGCTTTAAAATGGATTTATTTGTAACAAACAAATCATCTCCTACAAGTTGAATTTTATCTCCGAGTTTTTGAGTGAGATATTTCCATCCCTCCCAATCATCCTCACTCAATCCATCTTCAATGGAGATGATAGGATATTTACTCACAAGTTCTTCATAGTAAGATACAAGTTCGTGTGAAGTCAATTTTCTTCCTTCTCCGATCAGATTGTAAATGCCATTATCTTCAGAAAATTCACTGCTAGCTACATCAAGTGCGAGGGATATGTCTGAACCGGGTTTGTATCCGGCTTTTTCAATGGCTTTTAAAATAATCTCAATTGGCTCTGCGTTGTTTTTAAGATTGGGGGCAAAACCTCCTTCATCTCCTATACTTGTGATATGTGAGGAATTTTTCAAAATATTTTTGAGATGGTGATAAACTTCTGCACTTGCTCTTAGGGCATCTTTAAAAGTGTCAAATCCAAGAGGCATAATCATATACTCTTGAAAATCCACGGTATTATCAGCGTGAGATCCTCCGTTAATAATATTGAGCATTGGCACAGGAATAGTAAGCGCATTGGCTCCTCCAAGGTAACGATAAAGAGGAATATTAAGAGAGCTTGCCGCTGCGCGAGCTACTGCCATAGATACTCCAAGTGTTGCATTTGCTCCAAGATTGGAATAATTGCTTGTGCCATCAAGAGTCTTGAGTAAGGAATCAATATGGCTTTGGTCAAACGGGGTGCTACCGATAAGCGCATCTGAAATGGTTGTGTCAATGTTTTCGCAAGCTTTTAAGACGCCCTTTCCCAAAAATCGGGTTTTATCGCCATCACGAAGTTCAAGAGCCTCTCTCTTGCCTGTGCTAGCTCCACTTGGAACGATGGCAGATTCTGCAGTGCCATCACTAAGAACAACCGTTGCTTTTATAGTTGGATTTCCTCTGCTGTCCATCACTTCTTGAGAATAAATATTTTCTATATAAATCATCTGATTTTCCTTATTCGTTCATTTCATCAAGCGGTTCATCTGGAAGAGGCATAATTTCTTCCGCAGATCCAATTTGTTCTTTTATTTTGCTTGTAATTTCATCTGCAAGTGCTTTATCATCTTTGAGTAAGATTTTGGCATTTTCTCTTCCTTGTCCTAATTTCTTATCTCCATAGCTGAGCCAAGCACCACTTTTATCAATGATATCAAGTTTGATACCATAATCAATGATTTCACCCTCACGGCTAATACCTTCGCCAAACATAATATCAAATTCAGCTTCTCTAAAAGGTGGCGCAACTTTATTTTTAACAACTTTAGCTTTAGCTCGATTGCCGATTTGTTGATCATTTTGTTTAAGAGTAGCGATACGACGGATGTCGATTCTTATACTTGCATAGAATTTTAATGCATTTCCTCCAGTTGTGGTTTCTGGGCTTCCATATCCCATTGTTCCTATTTTCATACGGATTTGATTGATAAAAATCAGCGTAGCATTCATTTTGTGTAGAATCCCCGTGATTTTTCGTAAAGCGTGGCTCATCAACCTTGCTTGTAATCCGACGTGTTGATCCCCCATATCGCCGTCTATTTCAGCTTTTGGAGTGAGAGCAGCAACAGAGTCAATGACAATGAGATCAATAGCGCCACTTCGAGTTAAGGTTTCTAAGATCTCAAGAGCTTGTTCGCCATTATCGGGCTGGGAAACAAGAAGATTTTCAGTATCTACACCTAATCTTTTTGCGTAATAGACATCAAGAGCATGTTCAGCATCGATAAAAGCACAAATACCCCCATTCTTCTGGCATTCTGCTACAATTTGAAGACTTAGTGTCGTCTTGCCACTAGATTCGGGTCCATAAATTTCGATAATCCTGCCTTTAGGTATGCCTCCAATGCCTAAAGCCATATCCAAACCTAAAGACCCCGTAGAAATAGAGTCGATTTTTTCAATTTGCTTATCCCCTAATCTTACAAGTGCCCCCTTACCAAAGGCTTTATCAATCTGCTTGAGTGCGAGATCAATCGCTTTTTGTTTTTTTTCATCTATTGCCATCAATTTCCTTTTTTAGTGCCAAAATAATGTATATTTTATCAAAGTCTTGACTAAAACAAACTTATATTTCCAAAAACGTGTTTAAGAATTAAGACCGTCAAATTGAATCAGATAATTTTTACTGATAACTTTTGTTTGAATTCATTTGCAATAAAATCTATCTTATTTTGACTTTATCTCCAATTAAAAACAGAACGTTTCAACCTCAGGTACAAAATATTTATTGATGGCATTGGTATATCTTAATACAAGGATAAAAATCATTTTTGAGCTCCTTGATTTTCGACTTTGATTTCATCCTAATTAACAATCAAATGCAACAAAGGAAATTTCAATGAAAATTAAAACTTTAAGTTTTGTCTTGCCACTATTGATTATATTTTTTTGCGGATGTGCAACCTCTAATCAACATCAAACCCAAATGCTTCCTGAAAGTCAAGTCCTTCCGGTAAAAACTATGGATAAAGTTTATTCTCACTATAAACTCTATCCTGCTTTTTCTAAATATTTTACGAAAGAAAATTGTTCTTTGGTGATGGATAAATACTATTACATAAATTGCTATAGTTATGATTATAAAGGGACTAAAGCAGTGGCCTATAAAATAGAGTCGAAGATACTAAATATGGGAACTGCAGGCAAAAGACCTGCATTTAAGTCAGATCCCCAAATTCCCCAAGCTTATAGAACTAAAACGCAAGATTACACAAGAAGTGGTTATGATAGAGGGCATACCTTATCAAATCAATCAATGAATGCAACTTTGCAAGCTCAAGCATCTACATTTTTGATGAGCAACATTACGCCTCAAAACCCTCAAATTAATCAAAGAGTTTGGAGAAAAGCTGAAGATAGAGAAAGATTTTTGGCAAAACAAAAAGGAAGTGCTGAAGTGCTTAATATTGTGTTTTATGCCAAAGATAAATCTAAGATTCAGTATATTAAAAATGGCATTGCCATTCCAGAACTCTATGTTAAAGTGATTGAAGCTGGAGATGTTAAGGAATGCTATGAATACCCTAATCATAAAGTAGAAGATGAAAGACTCGAATCTTATAGGGCAGATTGTGAAAGATTTGTAAAATGAGAACATCAAGAACATTTGAATAGGCAAATATCCATTCCTATTAAGCAGGCTTTAAATTTAAAAGTTTCGTTGCAATGGGGAATATTTTGTTTATAAAACATATCAAGATCAATAAAAGGGATTCCCAAATCTTTTGAAGATTTGACCCAAAAGTGGATTTACCTACACCGTTTGTGCCTGTAATGATAATCAGATAAGGATTCAATAATCTCTCCCTTTAACCAAATCGAGCTTAGCATATTCTTCAGGGGTTAATTCCCTTAAGATTTCATTTTTCATTGATTTGCTATTAGGATCTAAAAAGTAACATTTCCCATCAGGCTGCAGTAAGAGGTTGTATTTATCAGATATTGTTTCATCGTAATAAATAGCATTATATCCTTCTTTGAGTAATTGCAGTCTTGGATTGGTTCTTTCTGCGGCTTCAAGAATTTCATCGTAAGTATATTGTTTAACAGGTTGTGTGTCTTTCATTGCAAGATTCATTTTATCCCTTTGTGTAAAAACTTCTTTTAGTCTTGTAAATTATAATATATTGGATGATTTGATTTTATTCGCTTGTGTTTGATTGAGCATCATTGCTAATATCTAAAAGCTTTGATAACGCTTGAATTTAAACTCAATTCTCTGTTCTTTGATTGCATTAGTTTTAGTTAAATTTTCAATATTTTGTAAATACTGCTGTTTTTGTTCGGATTGGTTTTTAGCTGTTAATATTATTTTATCACCTCAAATTCTCTATTCATTTA
This window contains:
- a CDS encoding DUF302 domain-containing protein encodes the protein MKKIAIIAFLLTSFAFSHQTQEVYKMKDLQVKPASIAKYDPKYLSLQVSDYDFQTTLNRAKDMIKQQKMKLFVILDHSQAATEFDQSLPPTSVIVFGNPAAGTAKMKEYPNLAIELPMKILVYERDKKVFVGFVRPSFNAKALGLPANDAFIKNTEKAYENFVEHIIH
- a CDS encoding shikimate kinase, with translation MKNIVLIGFMGSGKTTVGTHLARYTKSYLIDTDMLIAAQNSQSIKNIFENYGEEYFRKLEADFIQWVEKNIQNAIIATGGGMPIFNPVRGMGKVFYLKIDFEKIQKRLTQTELDSRPLLKNISEAYEIYKNRQTLYAKSADIIINADQPIDKVVSEILKYIP
- a CDS encoding AMIN domain-containing protein, with product MKKIFTVLFFLFYALIARDNPFEPLLTPKESSHDATKNAKDYFEAFDFKLPTTARILKSVTITYENIDGSLDTKTLDIDQSIDWHYPLRLSQKNAIVSEETNYYSIPPFEFFTKQNKLYIHTSYKIQRTFILPTPYRLIIDMDRKEPNINQNIDINKRYFTKISVGTHNTFYRIVITLDGQYQYQVKKEDQYYVVSLK
- the eno gene encoding phosphopyruvate hydratase translates to MIYIENIYSQEVMDSRGNPTIKATVVLSDGTAESAIVPSGASTGKREALELRDGDKTRFLGKGVLKACENIDTTISDALIGSTPFDQSHIDSLLKTLDGTSNYSNLGANATLGVSMAVARAAASSLNIPLYRYLGGANALTIPVPMLNIINGGSHADNTVDFQEYMIMPLGFDTFKDALRASAEVYHHLKNILKNSSHITSIGDEGGFAPNLKNNAEPIEIILKAIEKAGYKPGSDISLALDVASSEFSEDNGIYNLIGEGRKLTSHELVSYYEELVSKYPIISIEDGLSEDDWEGWKYLTQKLGDKIQLVGDDLFVTNKSILKHGIEQNIANAILIKPNQIGTISETMQTVRLAQRNNYKCIMSHRSGESEDTFIADFGVALNTGEIKTGSTARSERIAKYNRLLQIESELANTEYIGKELFKTK
- the recA gene encoding recombinase RecA; this encodes MAIDEKKQKAIDLALKQIDKAFGKGALVRLGDKQIEKIDSISTGSLGLDMALGIGGIPKGRIIEIYGPESSGKTTLSLQIVAECQKNGGICAFIDAEHALDVYYAKRLGVDTENLLVSQPDNGEQALEILETLTRSGAIDLIVIDSVAALTPKAEIDGDMGDQHVGLQARLMSHALRKITGILHKMNATLIFINQIRMKIGTMGYGSPETTTGGNALKFYASIRIDIRRIATLKQNDQQIGNRAKAKVVKNKVAPPFREAEFDIMFGEGISREGEIIDYGIKLDIIDKSGAWLSYGDKKLGQGRENAKILLKDDKALADEITSKIKEQIGSAEEIMPLPDEPLDEMNE
- a CDS encoding DNA/RNA non-specific endonuclease gives rise to the protein MKIKTLSFVLPLLIIFFCGCATSNQHQTQMLPESQVLPVKTMDKVYSHYKLYPAFSKYFTKENCSLVMDKYYYINCYSYDYKGTKAVAYKIESKILNMGTAGKRPAFKSDPQIPQAYRTKTQDYTRSGYDRGHTLSNQSMNATLQAQASTFLMSNITPQNPQINQRVWRKAEDRERFLAKQKGSAEVLNIVFYAKDKSKIQYIKNGIAIPELYVKVIEAGDVKECYEYPNHKVEDERLESYRADCERFVK